From one Melioribacteraceae bacterium genomic stretch:
- a CDS encoding TrmH family RNA methyltransferase, with product MHKFLTEKRLSKLKNALNQRQFSLGVILENIHDPHNVSAIFRTCDAVGIHKVSLIYNLEKYPKISKVTSASAFKWVKKEKYSSVEECFNTYKQNGFKIYTSLLDEKSINMYDIDFTEKSVIVLGNESRGVSKEAVQFADSTFYIPMRGMVQSLNVSVAAAVTLYEAQRQRYVSGMYDRMDISDQEFEKLLDEWSRK from the coding sequence ATGCACAAGTTTCTTACCGAAAAAAGATTAAGTAAACTAAAAAATGCATTAAACCAACGTCAATTTTCACTTGGTGTTATACTTGAAAATATTCACGACCCTCATAATGTAAGTGCAATATTCAGAACTTGTGATGCGGTCGGTATCCATAAAGTATCCTTAATCTATAACTTGGAAAAATATCCTAAGATTAGTAAAGTGACTTCAGCTTCTGCATTTAAGTGGGTCAAAAAGGAAAAGTATTCTTCGGTTGAGGAATGTTTTAATACATATAAGCAAAATGGATTTAAAATTTATACTAGTCTTCTTGATGAGAAATCAATCAACATGTACGATATAGATTTTACGGAGAAGAGTGTTATCGTCCTAGGAAATGAAAGCAGAGGTGTTTCTAAAGAAGCAGTACAATTTGCTGACAGCACTTTTTATATCCCGATGCGTGGTATGGTTCAAAGTTTGAATGTTTCTGTAGCAGCTGCTGTTACTTTATACGAAGCACAAAGACAACGATATGTTAGCGGGATGTACGATCGAATGGATATAAGTGATCAAGAATTCGAAAAACTTCTCGACGAGTGGTCTCGAAAATGA
- the deoC gene encoding deoxyribose-phosphate aldolase encodes MNKTIDKIVSQVFTEKALHEFYCIGNTCTGWERNVVDQPEAVKNIINHGADRIAAGIGIGNELDDTSIARKIDHTMLKPDVTPKEIIQLCKEAREYTFASVCINPSYVSLCAEQLKGTPVKVCTVIGFPLGANTTKIKREEAEEALRNGAQEIDMVINVGMLKQGEYDYVFNDINQVVLAAKKYDAICKVIIETSLLTDEEKIKACLISKKAKADFVKTSTGFSTGGATVGDIALMKYVVGSTIGVKASGGIRTREDAEAMVAHGADRIGASASVKIVKGESDGKGGGY; translated from the coding sequence ATGAATAAGACAATTGACAAAATCGTATCACAAGTTTTTACTGAAAAAGCATTACACGAATTTTATTGCATTGGCAATACATGCACCGGGTGGGAGAGAAATGTTGTTGATCAGCCCGAAGCTGTTAAAAATATAATTAATCATGGCGCTGACAGAATTGCGGCTGGTATTGGTATTGGTAACGAATTGGACGATACTAGTATCGCAAGAAAAATCGATCACACCATGCTGAAACCTGATGTTACACCAAAAGAAATAATTCAGCTCTGTAAAGAAGCACGTGAATACACTTTTGCATCGGTTTGCATCAATCCGTCTTATGTGAGTTTATGTGCTGAACAATTGAAAGGAACTCCGGTTAAAGTTTGTACCGTAATAGGGTTCCCATTGGGTGCAAATACTACTAAGATAAAAAGAGAAGAAGCAGAGGAAGCTTTGAGAAATGGTGCACAAGAAATTGATATGGTCATTAATGTTGGTATGTTAAAACAGGGTGAATATGATTATGTTTTCAATGATATTAATCAGGTCGTACTAGCTGCTAAAAAATATGATGCAATTTGCAAAGTAATTATTGAAACGTCTCTATTAACCGATGAAGAAAAAATTAAAGCTTGTTTAATTAGTAAAAAAGCGAAAGCAGATTTTGTAAAAACATCCACCGGATTTAGTACAGGCGGCGCAACAGTCGGCGACATCGCATTGATGAAATATGTAGTAGGAAGTACCATAGGTGTAAAAGCATCCGGAGGAATTAGAACAAGAGAAGATGCCGAAGCAATGGTTGCTCATGGTGCCGATAGAATTGGCGCATCTGCGAGCGTTAAAATTGTAAAAGGTGAAAGTGACGGTAAAGGCGGTGGTTATTAA
- the folD gene encoding bifunctional methylenetetrahydrofolate dehydrogenase/methenyltetrahydrofolate cyclohydrolase FolD, whose translation MILIDGKKVSNDIKSELKSKIDELAAQNKMVPGLVTILVGDDPASKVYVSSKNKACTKIGMHSKIEQYDSSLSEDELLDLVKKYNEDSNYHGILVQLPLPKHIDENKIIEAISPAKDVDGFHPVSVGNMVIGKDTFLPCTPYGILELLKRYGIETSGKHVVVVGRSNIVGKPIANIMLQKKEGANSIVTICHSAAMDLSYFTKQADILIAAIGKANFITADMVKEDVVIIDVGINRVDDNSTEKGYKIVGDVDFDEVNEKASYITPVPGGVGPMTIAMLLSNTYKAYLKSEK comes from the coding sequence ATGATATTAATCGATGGCAAAAAAGTTTCAAATGATATTAAGTCTGAGTTAAAATCTAAGATAGACGAACTAGCAGCTCAGAACAAAATGGTTCCCGGACTTGTAACGATTCTAGTTGGTGACGATCCTGCTTCTAAAGTGTATGTTTCTTCCAAAAACAAAGCTTGTACTAAGATTGGAATGCATTCGAAAATTGAACAATACGATTCATCACTAAGTGAAGATGAATTGTTGGATTTAGTTAAAAAGTATAATGAAGATTCGAATTACCATGGGATATTAGTTCAACTACCGTTACCCAAACATATTGATGAAAACAAAATAATTGAAGCAATTTCACCTGCGAAAGATGTTGATGGATTTCATCCGGTAAGTGTCGGCAATATGGTTATCGGCAAAGATACATTCCTGCCATGCACACCTTACGGTATTTTAGAATTATTGAAAAGATATGGAATAGAGACTTCAGGTAAACATGTTGTAGTTGTCGGACGAAGTAACATAGTCGGTAAACCAATTGCAAACATAATGCTGCAGAAAAAAGAAGGTGCAAATTCAATTGTAACAATCTGCCATTCGGCAGCCATGGATTTAAGCTATTTTACTAAGCAAGCTGATATTTTAATAGCAGCAATTGGCAAAGCAAATTTTATTACAGCAGACATGGTTAAAGAGGACGTCGTAATAATTGATGTTGGAATAAACAGAGTTGACGACAATTCAACAGAAAAAGGTTATAAAATTGTAGGTGATGTAGATTTTGATGAAGTAAATGAAAAAGCTTCTTATATTACGCCAGTTCCCGGTGGGGTTGGTCCAATGACTATAGCTATGTTATTAAGTAATACATACAAAGCTTATCTCAAAAGTGAAAAATAA
- a CDS encoding TIGR00282 family metallophosphoesterase gives MTINILFIGDIIGKPGMEMVQTWLPGLKNKYRTDFIIANGENSSDGKGCTEKEGKVLFDLGVDVITGGNHTWDKHQSQDYLRSDVRVLRPLNYPRGTYGNGFIISETKKGKIAVANLQGRTFMASIDCPFRGMEWALNKISSETKVILVDFHAEATAEKQAMAFFLDGKISALIGTHTHVQTADERILPNGTAYITDSGMTGPYESVIGMKQEAALNRFLYSTPQKYQTAENERHLCGIFLKVDPDTGKALHIERILIPEFERTKNEI, from the coding sequence ATGACTATAAATATACTATTCATCGGTGACATTATTGGCAAACCCGGAATGGAAATGGTGCAGACTTGGCTTCCCGGATTAAAAAATAAATACCGCACAGATTTTATTATAGCAAATGGAGAGAATTCATCAGATGGAAAAGGATGTACAGAAAAAGAAGGTAAAGTTCTTTTTGATCTTGGTGTTGATGTTATAACAGGTGGAAATCATACCTGGGATAAACATCAATCGCAAGATTACCTTCGATCAGATGTTAGAGTATTAAGGCCATTAAATTATCCACGAGGTACATACGGTAATGGATTTATTATTTCCGAAACTAAGAAAGGCAAGATTGCTGTAGCGAATTTACAAGGCAGAACTTTTATGGCTTCAATCGATTGTCCCTTTCGTGGAATGGAGTGGGCACTTAATAAGATTAGCAGTGAAACTAAAGTGATTCTAGTTGATTTCCATGCGGAAGCAACAGCAGAAAAACAAGCGATGGCATTTTTCTTAGACGGTAAAATTTCTGCATTGATTGGAACCCATACACATGTCCAAACTGCTGATGAAAGAATTCTACCAAACGGAACAGCTTATATAACCGATAGCGGTATGACAGGTCCATATGAATCTGTCATCGGGATGAAACAGGAAGCAGCGTTGAACAGATTTTTATATTCCACACCGCAGAAATACCAGACTGCTGAAAATGAAAGACACTTATGTGGTATCTTCTTAAAAGTAGATCCTGATACAGGAAAAGCTCTGCATATTGAGAGAATTCTAATTCCCGAATTTGAAAGAACAAAAAATGAGATTTAA
- a CDS encoding exonuclease domain-containing protein — protein MNKTVNKQEVQISELTIEEAQFAVLDFETTGTSSKFARAIEVGIAKVKNGKVIDTYSSLINPGSQIPYQITLLTGITNEDVLNAPYFEDIVDEIENFIGDSILVAHNLQFDLSFLRSEFLRAGKDVKEIPKVCTLKIARKLYPSLPSKSLGNLVKYLRVKHVHVHRALGDALATAKILDKMIRVLQDEYHVEDVSHLKNFANLPQQKSYKLIKKKLSDDFSSLPDTPGVYFFKNAKDEIIYVGKAKSLKDRVRNYFSSTAIRKAKKIVNGASRISHQKTNTELVALITESELIKKYNPKLNTQLKKYGQSYFLKVDKNKPAPKILSTSTFDFDGNDYFGPFSSRDSSKAIIEIIDKSFMLRECTDKEFKKSKRCYLADIERCTAPCEKNGIKDLYKNELEKVYSFLSGKNDSALERLIIRMKNFSEKEKFEEAAEVRDTINLLLAQIKKVAILAEPINSAKVFIEVSDSGGKDYILLVEGRLYIKDYGLDNPSLFETVLDDYFDGKINLISKSEERDLDRIKILLSWMSNHMENTRVFYLKNFKSKEELYIILNS, from the coding sequence ATGAACAAAACTGTTAATAAACAAGAAGTTCAGATTTCTGAATTAACTATAGAAGAAGCACAATTTGCCGTTTTAGATTTTGAGACCACCGGTACATCTTCAAAATTTGCCCGGGCAATTGAAGTCGGAATTGCGAAAGTTAAAAATGGGAAAGTAATCGATACCTACTCATCATTAATAAATCCCGGTTCGCAAATTCCTTATCAAATAACACTACTAACCGGAATTACCAATGAAGATGTACTGAATGCTCCTTACTTTGAAGATATTGTTGATGAGATTGAGAATTTCATTGGTGATTCAATATTAGTAGCTCACAACCTACAGTTTGATTTATCATTTTTGCGATCAGAATTTTTAAGAGCCGGGAAAGATGTAAAGGAAATTCCAAAAGTTTGCACATTAAAGATAGCTCGTAAACTTTATCCGTCGTTACCAAGTAAATCTTTAGGAAATCTAGTTAAATATCTGCGAGTAAAACACGTTCATGTCCACCGTGCACTTGGTGATGCACTAGCTACCGCAAAAATATTAGATAAGATGATTCGAGTGCTGCAAGATGAGTATCATGTTGAGGACGTAAGTCATTTAAAAAACTTTGCAAACCTACCTCAACAAAAATCTTATAAACTTATTAAGAAAAAATTAAGTGATGATTTTTCGTCGCTTCCGGATACTCCGGGTGTTTATTTCTTCAAAAATGCCAAAGACGAAATCATTTACGTTGGGAAAGCAAAATCTCTTAAAGATAGAGTTCGCAATTATTTTTCATCCACCGCAATTCGAAAAGCTAAAAAAATTGTTAATGGAGCTTCGCGAATTTCGCACCAAAAGACTAATACCGAATTAGTGGCATTAATTACCGAATCGGAATTGATAAAAAAATATAATCCCAAACTGAATACTCAACTCAAAAAATATGGACAAAGTTATTTTTTAAAAGTAGATAAAAATAAACCGGCTCCAAAAATTTTATCAACATCGACATTTGATTTTGATGGTAACGATTATTTCGGTCCTTTTTCTTCACGTGATTCTTCAAAAGCAATTATTGAAATTATTGATAAATCATTTATGCTTCGTGAATGCACGGATAAGGAATTCAAAAAAAGTAAAAGATGTTATCTTGCGGATATTGAGAGATGTACAGCTCCATGTGAGAAAAACGGTATTAAGGATCTATACAAAAATGAATTGGAAAAAGTTTATAGTTTTCTCTCCGGCAAAAATGACTCTGCCTTAGAAAGATTAATTATTCGAATGAAAAATTTTTCCGAAAAGGAAAAATTTGAGGAAGCCGCTGAAGTCAGAGACACAATCAATTTACTACTCGCGCAAATTAAAAAAGTGGCAATACTGGCAGAACCGATAAATTCAGCAAAAGTTTTTATTGAAGTTTCTGATAGTGGAGGGAAAGATTATATTCTTTTAGTTGAAGGAAGACTTTATATAAAAGATTACGGATTAGATAATCCATCATTATTTGAAACAGTATTGGATGATTATTTTGACGGAAAAATTAATTTAATTTCCAAATCCGAGGAGCGTGATTTAGATAGGATCAAAATACTGTTAAGCTGGATGAGTAATCATATGGAAAATACGCGTGTATTCTATTTAAAGAACTTTAAGTCAAAAGAGGAACTGTATATCATACTAAATAGCTAG
- a CDS encoding S41 family peptidase has product MFKKLYINTIIFLILFVQIAAQKQNDIYYDIAKSIDLFGRVYKEITLRYLEEINPREFMLAGIEGMLGTLDPYTVYLDESSQKDIDLMTTGKYGGIGATIGLRNDKIIVVDLIEGYSAQRQGIRIGDEIVRVDSISLNKNNYDQLSLYMKGNPGTSVSVTVLRDGIFGELVFDLIREEVEVKNLTYFGFLPDESNTVFLKLSGFSRTAGEEIKNAILELRNEREIKSIILDLRGNPGGLLDAAISVADKFIKKNQLIVSVVGRDSDAMQQYFAVEEPIAGEADLIVLIDGGSASASEIVAGAIQDHDRGVILGTDSFGKGLVQNVIPLSSETSLKITTGKYLTPSGRSIQKLSYAKENLLASDTTFVIIEEYRTDMNRKVFSGGGIEPDTSVTNDSDSELIQKLIAQGLFFKFATNYFNTNEVISWNELDKEEIFLSFKDYFQSQNINITHNIENQLEQLKQLLEEEKLDGKITQQLSELSKSIKDARISELDTFKYDVLQEIHKEISARIDGREGRIRASLEYDVQLKSAISLLKSNERYQQILALAEEKK; this is encoded by the coding sequence ATGTTCAAAAAATTATATATAAATACAATAATATTCTTGATATTATTTGTGCAGATAGCTGCACAAAAACAAAATGATATCTATTATGATATAGCAAAGTCAATTGATCTTTTTGGACGCGTGTATAAGGAAATTACTTTACGTTATTTAGAAGAAATAAATCCTCGTGAATTTATGCTTGCCGGAATAGAAGGAATGTTAGGAACACTTGATCCTTACACTGTTTATCTTGATGAATCCAGCCAAAAGGATATTGATTTAATGACAACCGGAAAGTATGGTGGAATTGGGGCAACAATTGGCTTGCGAAACGATAAAATTATTGTTGTCGATTTAATTGAAGGATATTCTGCACAGAGACAAGGTATTAGAATTGGTGATGAAATAGTTAGAGTAGATTCCATCTCACTTAATAAAAATAACTACGATCAATTAAGTCTTTATATGAAAGGGAATCCGGGAACTTCTGTCTCTGTTACAGTTCTTCGTGATGGAATTTTCGGTGAGCTTGTATTCGATTTAATCCGTGAAGAAGTTGAAGTAAAAAACTTGACTTATTTTGGTTTTCTACCAGATGAAAGTAATACTGTCTTTTTGAAATTAAGCGGATTTTCAAGAACGGCTGGAGAAGAAATTAAAAATGCTATCCTGGAATTACGTAATGAAAGAGAAATTAAATCAATAATTTTAGATTTACGAGGAAATCCAGGCGGTTTACTAGATGCCGCGATAAGCGTTGCGGATAAATTTATTAAAAAGAATCAACTTATAGTAAGCGTTGTTGGACGCGACTCCGATGCAATGCAACAATATTTTGCAGTAGAAGAACCTATAGCCGGAGAAGCTGATTTAATAGTATTAATCGACGGCGGTTCGGCTTCTGCATCCGAAATAGTTGCTGGTGCGATTCAAGACCATGATAGAGGAGTAATTCTTGGAACTGATTCATTCGGAAAAGGTTTAGTGCAAAATGTAATTCCTTTATCCTCCGAAACGTCATTAAAAATAACTACGGGCAAGTATTTAACTCCAAGTGGCAGATCAATTCAGAAATTAAGCTATGCAAAAGAAAATCTTCTTGCATCCGATACGACTTTTGTAATTATTGAAGAATACCGTACCGATATGAACAGGAAAGTTTTTTCCGGTGGTGGAATTGAACCGGATACCAGTGTGACTAATGATTCTGATTCCGAGCTAATTCAAAAACTAATTGCGCAGGGTTTATTTTTCAAATTCGCTACAAATTATTTTAATACAAATGAAGTAATTTCTTGGAACGAATTAGATAAGGAAGAAATATTCCTCTCATTTAAGGATTACTTTCAATCACAAAATATTAACATAACGCATAATATTGAAAATCAACTTGAGCAGCTTAAGCAATTATTGGAAGAAGAAAAATTAGATGGTAAAATTACTCAACAACTAAGCGAACTCTCAAAGAGTATCAAAGATGCACGAATTAGCGAACTGGACACTTTCAAATATGATGTGCTTCAAGAAATTCATAAAGAAATATCGGCAAGAATTGACGGAAGAGAAGGAAGAATCCGTGCCTCTTTAGAATATGATGTACAATTAAAATCAGCGATTAGTTTACTGAAATCTAACGAGAGGTATCAGCAAATACTTGCTTTAGCGGAAGAAAAAAAATAG
- a CDS encoding YbbR-like domain-containing protein: MTKKIITTVFIISFSIMLWIFVSFSGEYFYSVKLPLSFTEIPQGMAVSNYSTKEVSLSLKGQGWQLAQLSLGSQSEFIINVEEKIGEHKILVRNAMDQNRWLSSAVQINEFSPNEIRYRLEEIAEKKVEVVPDLSLNFKDGFGLVADIIVQPDSIVISGPKSLVQGVGFVSTEQKSLNNIDNSETESVSLSTIDNINFSEENVLVTFDVQKIVDKEFQDIPIEIINIPPSKNLTIYPEKVNVILRGGINLLGRLNKEEIKVTIGFDQAIKDSLGYLIPNVIAPEFTKFVDTVPNRLEYIIQQL, from the coding sequence ATGACTAAAAAGATTATTACAACAGTTTTCATTATATCCTTCTCTATCATGCTTTGGATATTTGTTTCGTTTTCGGGAGAATATTTCTATTCGGTGAAACTTCCTTTGAGCTTTACTGAGATCCCTCAAGGAATGGCTGTTTCAAATTATTCTACTAAGGAAGTTTCATTATCTTTAAAAGGTCAAGGGTGGCAGCTCGCTCAACTTTCACTTGGTTCACAATCTGAATTTATTATTAACGTCGAAGAGAAAATCGGTGAACATAAGATTTTAGTTAGAAACGCGATGGATCAAAATCGTTGGCTTTCATCGGCTGTCCAGATAAACGAATTTTCCCCAAATGAAATTCGATATAGGCTTGAAGAGATTGCCGAAAAAAAAGTTGAAGTTGTTCCTGATCTCTCGCTCAATTTTAAAGATGGATTCGGCTTAGTTGCTGATATCATCGTTCAACCCGATTCGATTGTAATTAGCGGACCAAAGAGCTTGGTTCAAGGCGTCGGTTTCGTTAGTACGGAACAAAAATCTCTGAACAACATAGATAATAGTGAGACTGAGAGTGTTTCATTATCAACAATTGATAATATAAATTTTTCCGAAGAAAATGTATTAGTGACTTTCGATGTTCAAAAAATTGTTGATAAAGAATTCCAAGATATACCTATTGAGATAATAAATATTCCGCCATCAAAAAACCTTACAATCTATCCTGAGAAAGTGAATGTAATTTTGCGCGGCGGAATTAATCTGCTTGGTAGATTAAATAAAGAAGAAATAAAAGTAACTATTGGATTTGATCAGGCAATTAAGGATTCACTTGGTTATCTAATCCCGAATGTAATCGCACCGGAATTCACAAAATTTGTTGATACAGTTCCAAATAGATTAGAATATATTATTCAGCAGCTTTAA
- a CDS encoding HK97 gp10 family phage protein produces MVKSEWNIPKIEDLLRRIYRDRLELAAEYVVSEAKLRCPVDTGRLRDSINYQVEFEGNKMTASIGTNVTYGVYVELGTHKVGARPYLRPALLENIPNIKKILGAK; encoded by the coding sequence ATGGTTAAGAGTGAATGGAATATTCCGAAAATCGAAGATCTTCTAAGGAGGATTTACAGAGATAGATTAGAATTAGCCGCTGAGTATGTAGTCAGTGAAGCTAAACTCAGGTGTCCAGTTGATACTGGACGCTTGAGAGATTCGATCAACTATCAAGTTGAATTTGAGGGTAATAAAATGACGGCCTCAATTGGTACGAATGTGACTTATGGAGTCTATGTAGAGCTCGGGACTCATAAAGTTGGTGCTAGGCCATATTTAAGACCGGCTTTATTGGAAAACATACCCAATATTAAAAAAATTCTTGGAGCTAAATAA
- a CDS encoding DnaA/Hda family protein: MSSDELLESCVPEIKNLPEYYREKSFDNFIPFDEETRKKLNSCKKFAAGNTDKKSLVLFGTVGSGKTHLAISILKKQKPRYMNAYRIKSVLEEEDGKLIAVVRSTKCLFLPAEDFFQELNGSVARFESKSYAVKKYLGFDVVLLDDLSPLNFTPARAENLYSLINAFYNSEKDFIITTNFSPKEFDSLDPRIGSRLAATCEILKFDGEDYRKKGAR; the protein is encoded by the coding sequence ATGAGCTCTGATGAGCTGCTTGAATCTTGTGTTCCGGAAATAAAAAATTTGCCTGAATATTATCGGGAAAAATCTTTTGATAACTTCATTCCGTTTGATGAAGAAACGAGAAAGAAATTAAACTCATGCAAAAAGTTTGCTGCAGGTAATACGGATAAAAAATCATTGGTATTGTTTGGAACAGTCGGTTCCGGAAAAACTCATCTAGCGATTTCAATTCTTAAAAAACAAAAACCACGCTATATGAATGCTTATCGTATCAAATCAGTTTTAGAAGAGGAGGACGGAAAATTAATAGCGGTGGTAAGATCAACAAAATGTTTATTTCTACCTGCTGAAGATTTCTTCCAGGAATTAAATGGATCGGTCGCTCGTTTTGAAAGTAAGTCATACGCGGTTAAAAAATATTTGGGATTTGATGTTGTTTTGTTGGACGATCTTTCACCTTTGAACTTCACACCGGCACGAGCTGAGAACTTATATAGCTTGATCAATGCTTTTTACAATTCTGAAAAAGACTTTATCATAACCACAAATTTTTCACCTAAAGAATTCGATTCACTCGATCCACGAATTGGGAGCCGGTTAGCTGCGACTTGCGAAATACTAAAGTTTGATGGTGAAGATTATCGTAAAAAGGGAGCACGTTAA
- a CDS encoding helix-turn-helix domain-containing protein translates to MPNQKESFLTVDEVSQLLRIQKSTVYKKCFLKEIPHYKIGSRTLFKESELMDQVNGNRVSTNSEIEAKAAGY, encoded by the coding sequence ATGCCAAACCAAAAAGAAAGCTTCTTAACAGTTGATGAAGTTTCACAACTTCTAAGAATCCAGAAAAGTACAGTTTACAAAAAGTGCTTCCTAAAAGAAATCCCTCATTATAAAATTGGGTCGCGAACTTTATTTAAAGAATCCGAGCTCATGGATCAAGTCAACGGTAATCGAGTTTCCACAAACTCAGAAATCGAAGCTAAAGCAGCGGGTTATTAA
- a CDS encoding helix-turn-helix domain-containing protein encodes MGKVNSKYYTVRDFANHKGLSRQTIYNWIQNNKLEVNRDYIRLSDGSIAIIMNERTKSM; translated from the coding sequence ATGGGAAAAGTTAATTCAAAATATTACACTGTCAGAGATTTTGCAAATCACAAGGGATTATCAAGACAAACTATTTACAATTGGATTCAGAATAATAAGCTTGAAGTTAATCGAGATTATATCAGACTGTCGGATGGGTCGATTGCAATAATTATGAATGAAAGAACAAAATCAATGTAA